The nucleotide sequence TTTTTGACCAAAATTATACTAGTgaagattttttaaaaaaaatattgtaaACCCAACACTAATATATTGATCATTCTGAGAAGTTCTTCGAATAATTTTGCCTAACAGAATTAAGAATGCCCTCAAAATTTGAACAAAAAAGGGAGCGAAAATGTATTTTGAAATCTGTTTGGGACAATGTGTGAAACTTCCCCAGAATGATCATAAAATTAGTATTGATTTTAcaggatttttcaaaaaaaattggactCTTTCATTCTTTTTTTGGTCTAAAAAATGGGCTGAAAATGTAAATTTAGTGGGTTTGCTTATGTAGCTGCTGACTGGGATGCCAGCTGGTCGGTCAATCGGCCCAAATCAGGGCTACTTAGAGAAAATCAGTTTGAGGAAAGGTGAGGGTTGATTCATAGCTACTTTTGACAGTTCGGGGTTGAATCTTAGACGAATGGAAGAGTTAAAGATTGCAATATAAACTGGCTTCTTTAGTTTCAGAAAACGGTCTGCTAATGTAGGCCTGACAGCTGCTTTAGAATGGCAAACCCGTGGAAGCAAGTAATTCTGGTGCTGAACTGCAGGAGGTGGACAACATGACGCTGCGGAGGTTCCTGCGCGCGCGCGACCACGACGTGGGCAAGGCCTCGGCGATGCTGCTCAAGTTCGTGGCGTGGAGGCGGGAGGCCGTgccgggcggcgtcggcggcgtgaTGCCGGCCGATCTGGTGCGGACGGAGCTGTCGCAGGACAAGGCCCGCATGGGCGGCGTCGACCGCGCCGGCCGCCCCGTCCTGCTCGTCTTCCCCGCCAGGCACTTGTCCGCCGACCGCGACATGGCGGAGCACAAGCGTGCGTGCACGCACATGCTGCAGATGATCCCAAGCTATCTGCCAATGCAATGAAACTTGATCATATCATGCATTTTCGACTCTTTTTTGCAGGACTTGTCGTGTACCTGCTGGACAGGATCAGTGCCAGGATCCCGCGGGGGCAGGACAAGTTCATGTGCATCGTGGACCTCAAGGGGTGGGGGTACCCCAACTCCGACGTGCGCGCCTACATCGCCGCCATCGAGATCATGCAGGGCTACTACCCGGAGCGGCTGGGCAAGGCGCTCATGGTCCACGTGCCCTACATCTTCATGAAGGCCTGGAAGATGGTCTACCCCTTCATCGACACCAACACCAGGGACAAGGTGCGTGTATCCATGTTCAAACAATTACTAGTAGTAAAAATGCCAACGTTGCTCTGCTTCTGCTTGCTTAACTGTTTGCGCGCGCATGCAGTTCGTGTTCGTGGACGACAAGAACTTGGAGGAGACTCTGCGGCGGGAGATGGACGAGAGCCAGGTGCCGGAGATGTACGGCGGGAAGCTGCCCACTGTCCCCCTCACCGACGATTAGCTAGCTACAACGTACGATCGATCCATGTACCTAGTACCGAGACAAACAATGGTCTCCTGTAGATGTAATTGGGGGAGAGATACGTACTAGCTCGCACCGTCACTGTCTGTTTTGTAGGATAATTTCTCATCAAATCCGTTTTTTAGAAAGAAGGCTCGAGACAAAGCGCTTTCAAATTAATGAAGTCATCCCTGACCGGTCAGGGAGTAAATTGCAGGAAACCACCACATTCATGGACCCTAAATCAAAAACCACCAGTTTACGTTTTTTTCAAAAACCCATAAGTATTGTGCTGACAGTTTGGCAAAAACACTGAACGATCGATTAGCACCTGTTGACGTCAAATCTGACCGGTGGGTCCCATCGATGGTGCCATGTAGGCAACATTTGGTTCATGAATTGTGAGGCTAAGGAACCCAAGGCATTACCAGATGAAATTGACCAAACCAATCAAAAATATAGTTCTCACTGTATGACAGAACATGACGTCATGGATGTGGCCTACTTCCATGACGGTCGAACATTCATCATTGATGGTGCTGAAATTGTCATAGAAGTGCCCACACATGGCCCGCTTAACTTATATGACAGAGTTGGTTACAGTTCTATGTCCGTTTTTTAGGTTCTGTCATAGATTGTGTCAACCTCTCTTGGAAGTACACATACAGTAATGCTATACCGACGGACAGTTACAGGGTTTTACGGGGTGAGTTTCATGTGGCAAATCGTGATTGGATTAAGGGGAGTGAGGGGCCCCACCCACCTGAAaatcgagggggggggggcaatgtttAGTTGGTTAGGAAGGAGCCCGTAGGAGCATGTAAAACCCCATACATCTAGCATTTTTGGTGCACATATACATGCCTATTTTTTTCTCGTCAAGTCATTTCGTCATAGATATCACTATATGTTGTAGTGATGATTGATGAGACTCACTGAAAAGCAATTAGTCTCtcctaaataaaaataaaaatatgccgTGCACCTCATTGATAACAACGAGACAATATTACTATTTAGAACAAAATGAAAATCATGCAAGAAGTTCAAAATACGGAAGGACACTATTAAAGAGTTATTTGTGGTTTGTCCTCACTCCTTTAATAGTACTTCAAAATTTATCCAAGTTTCGCAACAATTATGTTATGTTCAAATTGCTATACTACACAAATAATAGATTACTACACTACATAAATAGCTAGTTAATGCATAATAGTAGTGTTAGTGTGAACATATCAACATGGACTTGAGTGCACTCAAACAAAGAAACCATATGCAGATAAGAAATATGCTTGTCTTTTATTTCCAAATTAAAACTAGTACAGGTCCGGTTTGCACACGGTAGTGCATGACACTTTATTTGTCGCCACTACATCAATCGAACCATCAACTGATCAACGGCGAACAATCTATCTAGTATTACAGCTCTAGTCAGTTACCAACGATGCCACCAAATGAGTCGGTGATGGTGGAGCGATATTGTGAGACATACGCACCGCACACCGCCGGTAGTGTTTGCAAGACAAACATCCTTATTGCCTCAAATGGAGGTTGGATGGAGCCCTGGCCCGACGGGTATTGTTGTTGAGGTAGCTTGAAGGTGCCCACACCCCACGAgtattgttgttgttattgttgatgatgatgatgcaaaATAATGGCATGGACGACAGTATTGATGGCCAGGCATCATGACTGCTCAGGGAGCTGCATGAACTGCTCACAACACTCTTTCCGCATCACCGCGCAAACATTTtcatgcaacccccccccccccccccccccccccgcacgcccTTGCATATTTACTAAAGGATATTTTTAGAGGATTAGAAGTCGATGAGGGGAGTGCATGATGAGGCGTTTACGTTCGCGTCACACCAGATGTGATGGAAGTCGGCGTAGTCGGTGATGTTGTACAACGTTTACGTCCTTGTCACACCGCTAATATGTTTGAAGATGTTTCACAAAGTTTAGTGAGTATATGTTGTCTATCTCATGTTATGTACATCTACAATCTACGGAACGTATTAGTGCTTATATTTACACATTGTGTAACTAAATATCGAATGGTTGCAGTTCTCGGTACACAATGTGAGGCACTCcccccgtaaagaaatataagagcatttagatcaacACGGAAGAAGTAATAAAGTAATGCGGTGTGACCGGGCTTCCACGAAGTGCTACCTGCCACGAACAATGTGGGgtaaataatttcaaaaaaattaattTAGCATTTTGATCACTAATTTACAGAGGGAATAATATTAACTATGTTGGAACGAGACGAAAGTTCTTCGGAAACAAGACCAATAGCAGCCGGCTTACGAGAAGTCAAACTTGCATCCGTGCTACAAAAATCTCCACGAGAATGGAACGCAGGAAAACAAATGCACCCGACGCCACGACAAGCAGAGGAACGGAGAATCACTGCATACTCTCCTCTGGCTTATATTCCACCGGTCAAACACGTGTGCATACTAGTAGTAGCTTGCCACTCCCTTTCTATCCTGCATTTCTCCTCCTGCACAGCCAGAGACGAGACAGGCACAGACTCCCCGCTATACGAGTGCTCACGGTGCTAGTTAGAAGGACAGGAGCCGGGAGGAGAGGAGACCGATGGCGAGCAGCGTGGGGGGAGATGCCGGGGAAGGGGAGTGGCTCAAGGTCGCCGAGCTGAGGGCCATGGCGGGAGCCCAGGACCCGCATGTCAAGGTACGTTCCTTCCTTCATCTTCGTCGCTGTCGTACGTCCTCCTTTCGAGAGATGGACTGTGGATGCGTATGCACGCTCGACGGTTTGTCACCGGCGATCGATATGCAACTAACCAGAAATCCCCGGCCGCTTTGCATGCTTAAGCTGTGTTCGGCCGCTCGCCAAAATTTCACTGTATGCCGCTCTGCTTCGCTCAGGAGTTACGGAGAGGAGAGATTCCGAACGGCCTCTTAATTTTAGTAGATTGCGAGCAGAACGCAAACAACCGATTTTCATTTTTTTGATACCGAGACGAAAGTATCAGTAGCATATATGAGTACGTTATACGGCCGGTAACCTGTCACTTTCATTGGTCAATAAGGTATACGGAGGAACTCCCTGCCCTGCTTGAACTACCTCGTGATCATGCAAAAATTCTGCCTGGGTTTGGGTGGCGTCCGCTTGATGATGGAATTATCAAAATCGATACACACAATGCCATCTTTTCTGATCTGTGGAAGGGAGGGGTGGACCGTGGACGGCGTTGTTCGTTCTGCTTCGTCGTTTATTGCTGCATGGAGCAAGCCTTACGAGGATGTTACCGACCCGCTAATCATAGAGACCTTATCCTTCTATGATGGCGTTCGTCTAGCAAGCATCCGCGGTTTTAGTCATGTGACCGCGGAGTTAGATTGCCTGGAGCTAGTTAATCTCTGGCACACTAGGTGACTGTCACGCTCGATGTAGCGTCTCTTTTAGATGAAATAGGAGAGCGTATACCTCAGtctatttcttttttcctttcagCATGTAATTTGTACTGCTAACCTCCCGGCTTACCTCTGTGCGAAGTTTGCTTGCACTTCGGATGTGTCCGAGAATTGGCTACATGTTACACCCAGTTTTCTGAACAGTAGCCCAAGGCTGTTTTTGTTGAATAAAGCTCTTCAAGTTTGCCCGCAAAAAATAAGGTATACAGAGCATCTCGGTAGCAGTTCGTTGTATGAACAGATCATGGGGGATTCATCTTAACAAATTGATCCTTAACTGAACAACCAGATGCTCCAGAAAAAGTGATGGGAACAGGCGTATCGTACTCGTAGCTCAACTTTAGCTAGCAGAGCCATGTGGCCACGTGAAGCAAGGGCGCCGCGCCGACCCTACTGTTTTTCGAGTAAATAGGCAAAAACTATCACAGTTGAGACAACTTTTTTTCCCAGAACTACCACTTCCAAATTTTTTTGCCAAAACTTACcaattttgtgttgtttttttcttttaaaaattaTCGTATTTTGTTGATGGCCGATTGACCTCAAACTATCGTATTTTGTCAGCTCAATGGTGGTTATGACATATATGGCCCACCCTTTAGGACCGACGTAGCACAAAGCCACAAAGTCAACCCCATTGAGCTGCATTGTAATGTTGACcgttatgacatgtggggcccacacgCTATTTTCAAGGAGGGGGTTGGAGGGGGGCGCTCGCGCACATGCACTAGGCGAAGCACTTTCAGTTTGTGCGTTCGGTTAACCAACCGCTCGCACGGATGCAGGAGGCGAGGCTAGGTTTAGCAATAATCCTACATCTATGTATCCACTACGTAACCTTACATAATCTTCCTAATATaattctctctttcccccttgatTTTTGCGGGATGGGGCCGTGCCATTTTCCCTTCCAATCAGAGCATGCCAAACCAACTCTTACGTAGCTTTACGATGAATCTCTACCCCGGCTGCCTCCAGCCCCGAACACGTGGCGCGTGCTCTGCCTCGCAGGGTGGTCATCCCTCGTGGGCCAGCACGGGTTCCTCTTCGCGGTGCCACTGCGTCGACTCTTCGCGGACGCTTCCCCTTTCCCGGGCCCGGATGTCAGGGAGCTCGGCGCCGAGGGCATCCCTGCAAAGAGCGTCTCCATGGTGGACGTGTATTACAGGCCTCGTGTTGTCCCATGTGGTGGAGATGACCGTGTCACCGCCATGGTTCCTTAGCTCACAGCTCTGCGTCGAGGTCATGGATTACAAGAAGCTAGCGCCGGTGGCGGTGGCGTTCTCTTCGGCGGAGGTCGAGCTGAGCTAGTAGGTCGTCAACCCCGCCCGCGGCCAAGCGATGAAGGTGTCTAGCAGGCATGCGGTCGCCTTGGCCCGGCAATGGTATGCCGGTGAGATGTTGGTGCGGTTCGCGATGGTGCTGGGCAGTTGCAACTTCAAGATCACCGTGACTTGATCCGAAGAGGCCAGACACGTCAGCAAGGTCAGCCTCGCAGTGGAGAATGCCCACGGCGCTATCGTCTACAAGCTGCCCGAGGAAATTTCCCATAGATAAAATGTTTCCAGAGAGAAAATGGTTGATGCTGACATGGGTCCCACCTGTAATAGTGGCTGAATAACGGTCAAAGTTAACAGAGTTGACATTTTATGCCGTGTTAGccctgacaagtggggccagcATGTCATAAACGATTCTAAGATGCCCAAACCCGTACCCAACTCGAAGGAGTATGTTTTAGCAAAAAGTTAGCGCAAAATTGGTAGGCTATGACAAAAAAAATGTAAAGAGATAGTTCTAGGGAAGGTTGCCCCAATCGTGATAGTATCACTCACGATAACTATCCAAGTAAGCATACAGCGGATCGAATAAGCTCGAATCACCGAGACACGTGGCGCAGAGTAATACTACATCTACAAAGGTTTACTTAAAAAAATTACATATAAACTGATGTGGATGATTGTGATTGGTAATAGAGAGGGGTGAGGGTTCACCCCACTTAAATTTAGGGGATAGAGActcttagagggtgtttgtttccagggatttATTGGTCTAGGGACTTCAAAAAGTTCCTATAAATTCCATCTAAATCAAACAGGaaggacttatagggacttaaaatgGGCATTtaggacttatgaaataagactttCAAGGAGGGACTTATAGAGACTTATAATTGTAATATGATCTTATAGAGActtataagtcccaggaaccaaacaaGTAGAGACTTTTTAGGGATgtgggacttataagttgggactaaaaaaagtcctacaACTTATGAATCAAACATGGCCTTAGTTTGAAAGGTTAGTAAACCTTTGTAGATTCTTTGGAGGTCAATGCTCGCAGCTAGAAGAACTCAGTACAGTATTAACTTAGTTAATTCCATTCAGTATTTTACCTGATCGAATATACTGACGCGTACGTGCAGGAGGTGGACAACCTGACGCTCCGGAGGTTCCTGCGCGCGCGTGGCCACGACGTGGGCAAGGCCTCGGCGATGCTGCTCAAGTTCATGGCGTGGAGGCGGGAGGCCGTGCCGGGGGGCGTCGGCGCCGTCATGCCGGCGGAGCTGGTGCGGGCGGAGCCGTCGCGCGAGTTGGCCTCCATGGGCGGGGTCGACCGCGCAGGCCGCCCCGTCCTGCTCGCCTtcccggccaagcacttctccgcCAACCGGGACATGGCCGGCTTCAAGCGTACGCACATCGACCCCGCCTTCACCCCCATGGCCTCCGATCTTCGCTTGCTAACGATCGACGATGGAGCTTGATGAGCTTGGTTACCTTCATCCGGTGCAGGGCTCGTTGTGTACCTGCTGGACAGTGTCTGCTCGAGGATCCCACGGGGGCAGGACAAGTTCATCGTCGTGGTGGACCTCAAGGGGTGGGGGTACGCCAACTGCGACGTGCGCGCGTACGTGGCGGCCATCGAGATCATGCAGAGCTACTACCCGGAGCGGCTGGGCAAGGCGCTCATGGTCCACGTGCCCTACATCTTCATGAAGGCCTGGAAGATGGTGTACCCCTTCATCGACGCGAACACCAGGGACAAGTTCGTGTTCGTGGACAACAAGAGCCTGGAGGGGGCGCTGCGGCGGGAGATGGACGAGAGCCAGGTGCCGGAGATGTACGGCGGGAAGCTGCCCGTTGCCCCCCTCACCGACGACTAGGTAGCACCGAAACAAACAGGACAGGGTCTCTTGTATGTTAGATGTAATTGGGGGAGAGAGCTCGCACTGTTACCGTCTTTATGGTAAGGTATTTTTTGACAGAAAGCATTCCTTTCAGCGGTGCGATATGGTAAGGGATTAATGGCATTTTAAACACGACAGAATTTGGACCCGAGTCTTGTTGATAGGATATTCgtagtactacctccgtttcaATTTACAAGTCCTATGCGTATACCTAGATTACCAATTTTATCACCTTAACATAAATTATATAACATAAAAATTATACAGTTTGAAAAtaaaacatctgaagtttatattgttatatttttttataatatatgacttgtattaggttgatcaaattgacgacctaggggcaCACGCACGCCCTGTAAATTAAGAGAGAGGTAGTATTATTTAAGAAAACATTCAATTTACCCCATTACTTGAGGACACTGGACTTAAATGTGAGAGTGAAATGCGTCATTAGTCCATTAACTTAGAGAAATGTTATATACTAGCTGACGTCAGTTTTTTGACGATTCCCAATGAAGAACTTGCTCGCTGTCGGATGGCCAACACGAATCCCAAAGCGATGGAGCGTGTCATGTCAGCCGACACCATCTTTTGCCCGGTGCCAGTTCTCGCGCGAACGACCTCTTTAGTACGACCTTGTCCTCTTAGCCACCATACACCGCAGCTCCACTCCCCATTTCTCTCTATTAGAGATATATTTATCATGTGTTTTAAGGAGCAAAATTCCTAAACTTTGCCGTGTGTTCATGGAAAATTCCTAAATTTGACATCTgttcaaagaaaaaaaaatccccAACTTTGCCATGTGCCCATtacaaaattccaaaaaaatccccCTCATATTTCGTCGATCATTATTTTTTATGCTTCATTTTTTTTCTTGTAGAGGTTGGATCTGTGCTTTCCATGCTTATTTGAGCTGATAAAATTCATCCTCCGTCGAAAAAGACGCTACAACGAGATGGAAGTTTTGTGGACACCAGTCCGTCCAATAGCAGCCGGCCTACCAGAAGTCAACACTTGCGTACTCCACGGAAAAGGGAACGCAGTCAAATGCAACCCACGCCACGACGAACCATTGCACCACTCCCATCTCCGCATCTCCTTTATATTCCACCCGGCCAAACAataagtaacacctagccaatcacGTGGCGTCTATACAGCTAGCTTCCCTGCAGCCAGGGAGACCAGAGAGGCAGAGACTCCTCCGCGCTCCACAAGTACGCGCAGAGTCAGAGTACCAGTAAGAAGGACAGGagcggggaggagaggagaggagatccATGGCGAGCAGCATCGGGGGAGGGGACGCAGGGGAAGGGGAGTGGCTCAAGATCGCCGAGCTGAGGGCCATGGCGGAAGCCCAGGACCCGCATGTCAAGGTACGCTCCTTCATCTTCGGTAGCTCCGTCCGATAATAAACACTCGTTCTCCTTCGTCGTCTTCCTTTCGCGGGACGTCTCACGCCGAAAATCCCCGTCCCCGGCCCTGTTCTTGTTGTTTCTTTTGCCCGGCCGGTCGATCCAACTGAACTGTTCTTCATGACCATGGGGATGCTGCCGTTTCCTTGCTGTTCCTAGTCTGCCACTCTGGCCTTCTCCTGGCCTTTGGGAGCAGAACACAAACAACAGACTGTATTACTGTAGTATTTTATGGCCGGTAACATGTCACTCTAATTGCCCAGTGATGCGTACAGTGCTACTGACGCTGTCACCAGTCACCAGATAACATCTTGTTAGCAGTTGGTTGTATGGAAAAATCAATTGATTAAGCTAGCTGATGGAGATTCTTCCTAACAAATTGCTCGTTGACCGAATAAGCAAATACTCCAGCACAAGTGATGGGAACGGGTGCACCTCTCTCTAGCTAGCAAAGGCAAAGTCGTGGCCACGTGAAGCATGGCCACGATAATTATTCGAGCAAGGATATAGTATTACAACGGATCGAATATGCCCGAATCACCAGCGCACATGGCGCGTGCAGCTAGAACATCTCAGCAGTAATTTAATTGATTCAGTTCAGTAATTCAATGATCCAACGGACCGAACATAGACTGATCACGACGCGTGCAGGAGGTGGACAGCCTGACGCTCCGGAGGTTCCTGCGGGCGCGCGGCCATGTCGTCGGCAAGGCCTCGGCGATGCTGCTCAAGTTCGTGGCGTGGAGGCGGGAGGCCGTGCCCGGCGGCGTCATGCCGGCGGAGCTGGTGCGGACGGAGCTGTCGCACGAGATGACCTACATGGCCGGCACCGACCGCGCCGGCCGCCCCGTCATGCTCGCCTTCCCCGCCAAGCACTTCTCGGCCACCCGCGACATGGCCGGCTTCAAGCGTACGTTCACATCTCACCTTCACTCTCATGATTGAAGTTTAGACTTGCAGGTGGGCTGAATCAACTGGTCAAAACAGACTCTATTACTATGAGACCCAATTGATTCCTCCAATCCTAGTTAATTGAAGTTTAGACTTATCCAAAGTCAAACTTCTGGATGTTTGACAAAAATTATATTTTAAAATGCGCTAATACCTATAACATCCAATAAGAAAGTATAAAAACATGTTTTGTGATGGAACTATAACGGAATGATGTAATATTGTAgacattgatatatatatatatatatttcaataaacttgatcaaagttgtTTAAACCTTAACTTAGGACAAAGCTAAATATTTACTTTTTTGAAGAATGAAACCATGACATGATGTATTCAATACAAAAACATTTGGAGCGCCCATTGATATAATTTTCTTCTCCTTCCTACAGGCTATATTGTCTACTTGTTCGACGCCATGTGTGCCAGGTAGCGCGTTCATTACCACACCCACATGTCTGTTGATCAGCATGATTTGTGGCAGAGTTTAGCATGACATTGGAATCGAATTGTTGTAGGATCCCTAGAGGGCAGGAGAAGTTTCTGTGCGTCGTGGATCTAAAGGGGTGGGGGTACGCCAACTGCGACGTCCGCGCCTACATCGCGGCCATCGAGATCCTGCAGAGCTACTACCCGGAGAGGCTGGGCAAGGCGCTGATGATCCATGTGCCCTACCTGTTCATGAAGGCGTGGAAGCTGGTTCAGCCCTTCATCGACGCCAACACCAGGGACAAGGTAATTAACCTCGCTGCCCAAGAAGATACCAGTGGTTCATGCATGTTTCTCGTCTCTGTTGTCGATTATTTTTcttgtgttttggagcatgtttaccggttgagctggctgatgaatgtTTGCTGAGAAGTCAAATCCTGGCTAATTGCATTGCGTCGTCTCGATTGACCGGTGCAGTTCGTGTTCGTGGACGACAAGAGCTTGGAGGAGACGCTGCGGCGGGAGATGGAGGACGGCCAGCTCCCGGAGATGTACGGCGGGAAGATGCCCATCGTTCCCCTCGCGTAGAGTGAGGAGGAGCACGGAAGAGGAATGGATGTACCTGAAACAAACTAACCATGTGTGCGATGTCGATGTAACCAGGGGAGGGAGACGAGCGCAGCTTGCTCTCGCTCTCTTGCAGCGCTGTGACTGCTTCGTACGTGTGGCCAGCCCAGCCGGTGCTAACGTCGACGGATCAATAATACGGAAGAACTCTATGGTATATTATATCTTTTATTATCTTTGCTACTCCAGTAGACTACTAGTAGGGGGTAGAATATCTTTGCTAGTGGCAGCCTGTTGCCATCCTTTGTCACTGTTTGAGACCTGGTGTCGTTACCAGAAGACCTGTATGCGTGTTTGGTTTCGTTTTCTATGAAAATGGAGCCGGGGGTGCTCCCCTTTGATCGAAAAAAGAACTCTATGGTACTTAGTGTTAGGTATATATCAATATATGGGATTATGTCTGGTCACGTGAAGATACCACCTTTTGTGCTGTATCACATATCTGTGGGTCTATGCTTCTCTCGTGTAGTTGTGGTGAACAAATGGGAAACTTGTTTATGTTTATGTAATATATGGAATAAATTCAATCACATTAGCCGTCCTAGCTCAGTGGTAGAGCGCGTGGCTTTTAACCACGTGGCCGTGGGTTCGATCCCCACGGACGGCGTTTTCATGTTCTTGGCACACAAACATTTTacttctttttttttgagaaatacacAAACATTTTACTGAAGCGGCAACTTCTTTTTGGCCCACAACATTTAACCAAACCATAAATTTGATGCATTCTACTTTTTGACCCACAACATTTAACCAAACTACAAATTTAGTAGAAGCATCTTTATGTAAGTATACATGCAACCACGAGCCAAACCACGTGGACGGCGTTTTCATGTTCTTGGCACACAAACATTTTacttctttttttttgagaaatacacAAACATTTTACTGAAGCGGCAACTTCTTTTTGGCCCACAACATTTAACCAAACCATAAATTTGATGCATTCTACTTTTTGACCCACAACATTTAACCAAACTACAAATTTAGTAGAAGCATCTTTATGTAAGTATACATGCAACCACGAGCCAAACCATAAATTTGGTGCATTCTACTTTTTGGCCCACAACATTTAACCAAACCATAAATTTGATGCATTCTACTTTTTGGCCCACAACATTTAACCAAACTACAAATTGAGTAGAAGCATCTTTATGTAAGTATACATGCAACCACGAGCCAAACCATAAATTTGGTGCATTCTACTTTTTGGCCCACAACATTTAACCAAACCATAAATTTGATGCATTCTACTTTTTGACCCACAACATTTAACCAAACTACAAATTTAGTAGAAGCATCTTTATGTAAGTATACATGCAACCACGAGCCAAACCACGTGGACGGCGTTTTCATGTTCTTGGCACACAAACATTTTacttctttttttttgagaaatacacAAACATTTTACTGAAGCGGCAACTTCTTTTTGGCCCACAACATTTAACCAAACCATAAATTTGATGCATTCTACTTTTTGACCCACAACATTTAACCAAACTACAAATTTAGTAGAAGCATCTTTATGTAAGTATACATGCAACCACGAGCCAAACCATAAATTTGGTGCATTCTACTTTTTGGCCCACAACATTTAACCAAACCATAAATTTGATGCATTCTACTTTTTGGCCCACAACATTTAACCAAACTACAAATTGAGTAGAAGCATCTTTATGTAAGTATACATGCAACCACGAGCCAAACCATAAATTTGGTGCATTCTACTTTTTGGCCCACAACATTTAACCAAACCATAAATTTGATGCATTCTACTTTTTGACCCACAACATTTAACCAAACCACAAC is from Triticum aestivum cultivar Chinese Spring chromosome 3A, IWGSC CS RefSeq v2.1, whole genome shotgun sequence and encodes:
- the LOC123063190 gene encoding phosphatidylinositol transfer protein PDR16 translates to MASSVEGGGDAGEGEWLKVAELKAMAEAQDPHVKEVDNMTLRRFLRARDHDVGKASAMLLKFVAWRREAVPGGVGGVMPADLVRTELSQDKARMGGVDRAGRPVLLVFPARHLSADRDMAEHKRLVVYLLDRISARIPRGQDKFMCIVDLKGWGYPNSDVRAYIAAIEIMQGYYPERLGKALMVHVPYIFMKAWKMVYPFIDTNTRDKFVFVDDKNLEETLRREMDESQVPEMYGGKLPTVPLTDD
- the LOC123063191 gene encoding phosphatidylinositol transfer protein 3 → MASSVGGDAGEGEWLKVAELRAMAGAQDPHVKEVDNLTLRRFLRARGHDVGKASAMLLKFMAWRREAVPGGVGAVMPAELVRAEPSRELASMGGVDRAGRPVLLAFPAKHFSANRDMAGFKRLVVYLLDSVCSRIPRGQDKFIVVVDLKGWGYANCDVRAYVAAIEIMQSYYPERLGKALMVHVPYIFMKAWKMVYPFIDANTRDKFVFVDNKSLEGALRREMDESQVPEMYGGKLPVAPLTDD
- the LOC123063193 gene encoding phosphatidylinositol transfer protein 3 codes for the protein MASSIGGGDAGEGEWLKIAELRAMAEAQDPHVKEVDSLTLRRFLRARGHVVGKASAMLLKFVAWRREAVPGGVMPAELVRTELSHEMTYMAGTDRAGRPVMLAFPAKHFSATRDMAGFKRYIVYLFDAMCARIPRGQEKFLCVVDLKGWGYANCDVRAYIAAIEILQSYYPERLGKALMIHVPYLFMKAWKLVQPFIDANTRDKFVFVDDKSLEETLRREMEDGQLPEMYGGKMPIVPLA